In a genomic window of Rhopalosiphum maidis isolate BTI-1 chromosome 4, ASM367621v3, whole genome shotgun sequence:
- the LOC113561003 gene encoding segmentation protein Runt-like, translating into MDIDAVYQKYVACILEDVRAIHGKEMVATGSPSVFCSVLPGHWRSNKSLPIPFKVVVLDEVPDGAVVVVQAGNDENPSADMRNYRALSATGIAVFNDLRFVGRSGRGKLLTLTITVQCKDQAVLVANYVKAIKITVDGPRLPRSNHRDVIHGYGGMFPMHGPLPPYGMIMEYKRLLEGAALPGSLNYQYIAANYFQLHNAMEASQMYCDMPPQSAFNFAGYNGLHGLPPTPPNTEEEPTTAAPAAQDDCGGGSIIPTKRQRHAAESVRAVATTAAAAATATTTSPDDRLRSEPCKRPKRESAPSPDIDIVSVGGVRSSSPEVQLKPRQEKIWRPYGATDE; encoded by the exons GACATCGACGCAGTGTACCAGAAATACGTGGCGTGCATTCTCGAGGATGTGCGAGCCATCCACGGCAAGGAGATGGTGGCCACGGGCAGCCCGTCCGTTTTCTGCTCGGTGTTGCCCGGCCACTGGCGGTCTAACAAATCGTTGCCGATACCGTTCAAAGTGGTCGTGCTGGATGAGGTACCCGACGGCGCGGTCGTCGTCGTACAGGCCGGAAACGACGAGAATCCGTCGGCCGACATGCGGAACTACAGAGCACTATCCGCCACTGGCATCGCCGTCTTTAACGACCTCCGATTCGTCGGTCGCAGTGGAAGAG gtaagctGTTAACACTCACCATCACAGTTCAATGCAAGGACCAAGCAGTGTTAGTAGCCAACTACGTAAAGGCCATTAAAATCACTGTCGACGGACCAAGGCTACCTCGATCGAACCATAGAG aCGTGATCCATGGTTATGGTGGCATGTTCCCAATGCACGGTCCCCTGCCGCCTTACGGCATGATCATGGAGTACAAACGACTACTGGAGGGCGCAGCGTTGCCGGGGTCGCTCAACTACCAGTACATAGCGGCCAATTACTTCCAACTTCACA ACGCCATGGAAGCGTCGCAGATGTATTGCGACATGCCGCCCCAGTCGGCGTTCAACTTCGCCGGCTACAACGGTCTACACGGTTTGCCGCCTACGCCGCCGAACACCGAGGAAGAGCCGACAACGGCCGCACCGGCGGCGCAGGACGACTGCGGTGGCGGAAGTATCATTCCCACGAAGCGACAACGACACGCTGCCGAGTCGGTTCGCGCGGTGGCCACCACGGCGGCTGCGGCCGCGACCGCGACCACGACCAGCCCCGACGACCGACTCCGGTCGGAACCGTGTAAGCGGCCTAAACGCGAGTCAGCCCCCAGCCCGGATATCGACATCGTCAGTGTGGGCGGCGTCCGGTCATCCAGCCCGGAAGTGCAGCTCAAACCCCGACAGGAGAAGATCTGGAGACCTTACGGCGCCACCGACGAATAG